One Bradyrhizobium zhanjiangense DNA segment encodes these proteins:
- a CDS encoding helix-turn-helix domain-containing protein: protein MRARALVAYNVRRIRVQRGIPQEQLAYDAGVDRSYMSGLERQQANPTIDLLDRLAETLGVAVSELFVRPSKGAPPPATLPKGRKPKPARGKRT, encoded by the coding sequence ATGAGAGCTCGTGCGCTTGTGGCTTACAATGTGCGCCGGATCCGCGTCCAGCGCGGTATTCCGCAAGAGCAATTGGCTTACGATGCAGGAGTTGATCGCTCCTACATGAGCGGACTTGAGCGGCAACAAGCGAACCCGACAATCGATCTTCTCGATCGCCTTGCCGAGACGCTCGGCGTAGCTGTCTCCGAGCTGTTTGTTCGGCCATCCAAGGGCGCGCCGCCACCGGCAACCTTACCTAAAGGTCGCAAGCCGAAGCCGGCACGCGGCAAAAGGACTTAG
- a CDS encoding phytanoyl-CoA dioxygenase family protein gives MLAMNSEEVAAYSLNGFVVRKNLISSKEISLYRDRARVPIEAEIDGGSVFAKKDKDGKTSLFKRLMKADEDRYGFLGRDTRLVDLAQDAVGKPIYRYYHEMILKQPINGGAWEWHQDFGTYFTHGCLAPQMVAIYVALDQATKESGCMRVLKGSHKLGRLDHVRQGEQITVDEGQIEAALKRFEPHYVEMEPGDAMVFDGNLLHRSDANRSSRHLWAYICCYNAVDNAPFKHVCDYGHYEPLEKITAAAFLRSA, from the coding sequence ATGCTTGCAATGAACAGCGAAGAAGTTGCGGCGTACTCACTAAACGGCTTCGTCGTGCGCAAGAATTTGATTAGCAGCAAAGAGATCTCATTGTACCGCGATAGAGCGCGCGTACCGATAGAAGCGGAGATTGACGGTGGATCCGTATTTGCCAAGAAGGATAAGGATGGCAAGACGAGCCTCTTCAAGAGATTGATGAAGGCCGACGAGGATCGATATGGCTTTCTCGGCCGCGATACCCGACTAGTCGATCTCGCTCAGGACGCCGTCGGCAAGCCGATCTACCGGTACTACCATGAGATGATATTGAAGCAACCAATCAACGGCGGCGCCTGGGAGTGGCATCAGGATTTCGGAACTTATTTCACCCACGGCTGCTTGGCGCCGCAAATGGTGGCTATCTACGTTGCGCTTGACCAAGCGACAAAAGAGAGCGGTTGCATGCGGGTCCTAAAGGGCTCGCATAAACTAGGCAGGCTCGATCATGTCCGGCAGGGTGAGCAGATCACCGTCGACGAGGGGCAAATCGAGGCGGCGCTGAAGCGCTTCGAACCCCATTACGTCGAAATGGAGCCCGGTGACGCGATGGTCTTCGACGGCAACTTGCTGCATCGCTCCGACGCGAACCGGTCGAGCAGACATCTGTGGGCGTATATCTGTTGCTATAATGCTGTCGATAACGCGCCTTTCAAGCACGTGTGCGACTATGGGCACTACGAGCCGTTGGAAAAGATCACAGCCGCCGCTTTCCTGAGGTCCGCTTGA